A DNA window from Polyangiaceae bacterium contains the following coding sequences:
- a CDS encoding SNF2-related protein, with product MSSLADALSTLSDRGLRRLLGARTFLRGLDYEKRRVVEDVGVNESSASGKVKGSDPEPYEVTIRLGGEGITSHCTCPAFQKSGQHCKHVAALLITVRNQARAQLPRREVQAAPPTSAANSQDGSKSSRRRERRRRAQSQTHVVPPGLSTPPSPDASARPTGIGAWLPPEGAVRQQNLEFRVHVRQGGLTVTVLDTDARVPLLPSVALSWQALAPSPDRGALRVLSRFESGNPRHPAVDIRGEDAAELLPLLKDRRVLLEPALMQLRFAEELLKPRFDLEMVGAETIVAKITFERPGDGRRFQLTSGGWFEGAPGWHIETSEGIARTIDPRVSPAALRRILRSPTIAEPASELISMITDGLPRVAGEIGADLPELGQVAAVIDLEPKFRLRATGGITEVQAELRAAYGDLEVEVRADGISPPIIILPPEEGQKRATCIRTDIVAQQNAVNVLLDAGLNPDESGSSFVAEGQRAIDFWSEGVATLPKKWDLYVPEHLVGTQVRSKAVTMNARVSSGVDWLSVKVSYESGGIGVDRDELVKCLREGKKFVRLSDDTYAEIDPDKVQAMIDREIELMAAAGKSGHVPLSHAGRIQELLEHASNVNVAAGAKQLFEKLANIDEIKTIKKPRGLKATLRPYQEQGLSWLRFIHEIASGGVLADDMGLGKTVQTIALLLTLKAEKKTKPLRALIVAPTSVVSNWMREIERFGPSLTTALWHGAGRKGQKDELESANVIITSYALLRRDIDLLAKLDLDYAILDEAQAIKNPVSATAQAAKELGASRRLALTGTPIENRLSEIWSIFEFVSPGLLGPLPKFEERFARPIDQGDSKTAARLRATIHPFILRRTKNEVAKDLPPKIEIDKVIDLTPDQKAIYLQVLREVRAQVMGEVERVGLAKSQLHILAGLTKLRQAACDPRLLGLPREFTHDDSGKLSAVRELVEEVESGGHKVLIFSQFVSMLKLLAQALDEDKIRYEYLDGSTTDRPERIDNFQSDPTIPVFLISLKAGGSGLNLTAADTVIHFDPWWNPAVEDQASDRAHRIGQKKVVTVYRMVAAGTIEEKILQLKQKKKDLVASVLTEDSGGAKKLTHDDLDDLFRME from the coding sequence TTGTCGTCCCTAGCCGACGCCCTCTCTACCCTCTCGGATCGCGGTCTTCGCCGCCTACTTGGAGCGCGCACTTTCTTGCGCGGCCTCGACTACGAAAAGCGCCGCGTCGTGGAGGACGTCGGCGTCAACGAATCGTCCGCCTCCGGCAAGGTCAAGGGCTCGGACCCCGAACCCTACGAAGTGACCATCCGGCTGGGTGGCGAAGGCATCACCAGCCACTGCACCTGCCCCGCCTTCCAGAAGTCCGGGCAGCACTGCAAGCACGTCGCCGCCTTGCTCATCACGGTGCGCAACCAGGCGCGTGCCCAGCTGCCACGACGTGAGGTGCAAGCCGCTCCCCCCACCTCGGCAGCAAACTCCCAGGACGGCTCGAAGAGCAGTCGCCGTCGCGAGCGAAGGCGCCGCGCTCAATCACAAACTCACGTAGTTCCGCCCGGCCTGTCCACGCCCCCTTCGCCGGACGCCAGCGCACGCCCGACGGGCATCGGCGCCTGGTTGCCTCCCGAAGGCGCAGTACGGCAACAGAACCTCGAATTCCGCGTGCACGTACGCCAGGGTGGCCTCACGGTGACGGTGCTGGACACCGACGCACGCGTGCCACTGTTGCCGAGCGTCGCCCTGTCCTGGCAAGCATTGGCCCCCTCACCGGATCGGGGAGCACTTCGCGTGCTGTCCCGCTTCGAAAGCGGAAATCCGCGACATCCCGCCGTCGACATTCGCGGCGAGGACGCCGCGGAGCTGTTGCCCTTGCTCAAGGATCGCCGCGTGCTCTTGGAGCCGGCCTTGATGCAGCTTCGCTTCGCAGAGGAATTGCTGAAACCGCGCTTCGATCTAGAGATGGTCGGCGCCGAAACCATCGTCGCGAAGATCACCTTCGAGCGCCCAGGAGACGGTCGTCGCTTCCAGTTGACCAGCGGCGGATGGTTCGAGGGCGCGCCGGGTTGGCACATCGAAACCAGTGAGGGCATCGCTCGCACCATCGATCCGCGTGTCTCTCCCGCCGCCTTGCGACGGATTCTGCGCAGCCCGACCATCGCCGAACCGGCCTCGGAGCTGATCAGCATGATCACGGACGGGCTTCCGCGCGTAGCGGGCGAAATCGGGGCAGATCTGCCCGAGTTGGGCCAAGTCGCAGCCGTGATCGATCTGGAGCCCAAGTTCCGCCTGCGCGCCACGGGTGGCATCACCGAAGTACAAGCCGAGTTGCGTGCCGCCTACGGAGACCTCGAGGTCGAAGTGCGCGCCGACGGCATTTCGCCGCCCATCATCATCTTGCCGCCCGAGGAAGGGCAGAAGCGCGCAACCTGTATCCGCACCGACATCGTTGCACAGCAGAACGCCGTCAACGTGCTCCTGGACGCGGGCTTGAACCCAGACGAGAGCGGCAGCAGCTTCGTGGCCGAGGGCCAGCGCGCCATCGACTTCTGGTCCGAGGGGGTCGCGACCCTGCCCAAGAAGTGGGACCTCTACGTGCCGGAGCATCTGGTCGGCACCCAGGTCCGCAGCAAGGCGGTCACGATGAACGCCCGGGTCTCGAGCGGCGTCGACTGGCTCTCGGTAAAGGTCAGCTACGAGAGCGGTGGCATCGGCGTCGACCGCGACGAGTTGGTGAAGTGCCTGCGCGAAGGCAAGAAGTTCGTGCGCCTATCCGACGACACCTACGCCGAAATCGACCCGGATAAGGTGCAGGCGATGATCGATCGGGAGATCGAGCTCATGGCCGCTGCAGGCAAGAGCGGGCACGTGCCCCTTTCGCACGCGGGTCGCATTCAAGAGCTGCTCGAGCATGCCTCCAACGTGAACGTCGCGGCCGGGGCGAAGCAGCTCTTCGAGAAACTGGCGAACATCGACGAGATCAAGACCATCAAGAAGCCGCGCGGCCTGAAAGCCACGCTGCGCCCCTACCAGGAACAAGGACTGTCCTGGCTACGCTTCATCCACGAGATCGCCTCGGGCGGGGTGTTGGCTGACGACATGGGGCTGGGCAAGACGGTCCAGACCATCGCTTTGCTGCTCACCCTCAAGGCCGAGAAGAAGACCAAGCCCTTGCGTGCGCTGATCGTGGCGCCCACTAGCGTGGTCTCCAACTGGATGCGCGAGATCGAGCGCTTCGGCCCTTCCTTGACCACCGCGCTGTGGCACGGCGCGGGCCGCAAAGGCCAGAAGGACGAGCTGGAGAGCGCGAACGTCATCATCACCAGCTACGCGCTGCTGCGGCGTGACATCGACCTGCTGGCCAAACTCGATCTCGACTACGCCATCCTGGACGAGGCGCAAGCCATCAAGAACCCCGTCTCGGCGACGGCCCAGGCCGCCAAAGAGCTTGGCGCGTCCCGTCGCCTGGCCCTGACCGGAACACCCATCGAGAATCGCCTGTCGGAGATTTGGAGCATCTTCGAGTTCGTCAGCCCGGGCCTGCTCGGACCCTTGCCCAAATTCGAGGAACGCTTCGCGCGCCCCATCGATCAAGGTGATTCCAAGACCGCGGCTCGACTGCGAGCCACGATCCATCCCTTCATCCTTCGCCGCACCAAGAACGAAGTGGCCAAGGATCTGCCGCCGAAGATCGAGATCGACAAGGTCATCGACCTCACGCCGGACCAGAAGGCCATCTACCTGCAGGTACTGCGCGAAGTGCGTGCTCAGGTCATGGGCGAAGTGGAACGCGTGGGGCTCGCAAAGAGCCAGCTGCACATCCTGGCGGGCTTGACCAAACTGCGACAGGCCGCATGTGACCCGCGCTTGCTCGGCCTCCCGCGTGAATTCACGCATGACGACAGCGGCAAACTGTCGGCGGTGCGCGAATTGGTGGAAGAAGTCGAGTCTGGTGGGCACAAAGTGCTCATCTTCAGTCAATTCGTCTCGATGTTGAAGCTATTGGCGCAAGCGCTCGACGAAGACAAGATCCGCTACGAGTACCTCGACGGCAGTACGACGGATCGCCCCGAGCGTATCGACAACTTCCAAAGCGACCCCACCATTCCCGTCTTCTTGATCAGCCTGAAGGCGGGCGGCTCGGGATTGAATCTCACCGCCGCGGATACGGTGATCCACTTCGATCCGTGGTGGAACCCGGCAGTAGAAGACCAGGCTTCAGACCGCGCACATCGCATCGGTCAGAAGAAGGTCGTGACCGTCTACCGCATGGTGGCCGCCGGCACGATCGAAGAGAAGATCCTGCAGCTGAAACAAAAGAAGAAGGATCTCGTCGCCAGCGTGCTGACCGAGGATTCCGGGGGCGCAAAGAAGCTGACCCACGACGATCTGGACGACCTGTTCCGCATGGAATGA